A stretch of DNA from Flavobacteriaceae bacterium MAR_2009_75:
CAAAGAACACCTCACTATCAGCAGGTATAGTACCGTTCCAATTAGGATCTGCATCGGTAGCACCCGTTCTTCTTGCCTCCCTTTTCATAGCCGCATATTCTTCACCGTTCATCATATCTACAAGACGTGATGCAGAAGTAATACCGTACTGGCTACTATACTTGACCTGCGTTTTCCCAACTCTCCCGCGGTTGGTGGTGACTAAAATAACACCGTTCGCACCACGGGATCCATATACAGCCGTAGCAGCCGCATCTTTAAGAATCTGCATAGAGGCAATATCTTGCGGGTTAATATCAGACATCGATTCAGAACCATCGATTAAAGGAATACCATCGACAACATATAAAGGATCGTTCGAAGCGGTTACGGATCTTCTACCTCTAATTCGAACGGTAGAGGTTTGACCGGGTCTACCACCCCCAGCTTGAATATCTACCCCTGAAATCTGCCCCTTAACGGCATCAATGGAACTTGAGGTCTGTACGATACCTATTTGCTCTGCATCAACAGAGGCAATTGCCGCGGTTACTTCACCCTTTTTCTGGGTACCGTAACCTACAACTACCACCTCATCTAAAAGAGCAGAATCTTCTTCTAGAGTAATCGATAGGTTTGATTGATTGTTAATAGCTACTTCTTTCGTTTTATAACCGATATAGCTCACCCCTAAAGCGGCCGAACCTTCGGCAGCAATAGAAAAATTACCGTCGAAATCGGTTGTGGTACCACGAGTAGTACCCTTTACAATAACGCTTGCACCTGCTAACGGAACTCCGTTAGTATCAGTTACCGTACCCGTGACCGTCGCTTGGTCAGGTACCTCATTTGTAAAAGCATTAAGATCAGCAACTGCGTAATCGTTTGCATGACCGGAAATAATGGGAACAACAAGTAAAACAGTGAATAAAGCCCTGAAAATCAGATTAGAGAGCGCATCACAACTTGTACCCACTATACGTGTAGTGATTTTCATGTTGTAGTTAGTTAAAATGTTAGTTACTTAAAATTTAGATTGGGAAGAGTTTAATCGCCAATAAATGACGAAATCGATTTAGTTTAGATCATCTCATAGACTCATTTTTTTAGTTCTTAGAATTTGTTTTTATTCTGGTTGCCTCAGAAATAACTTAAAGCAAGTAGTGTTAAAATCACACTCGCTTCTAACGAAAATAGGTTTACGTTTTCATTTACACAAATAAAAGTTAAAAAATATAAGTCCTAAATTATCAACTCTCCACCCTATCTTTTCAAATATTGTCACATCAATAATTATTCACCTAAAAGCCATGTTCTATTTGGATTTTACCAAAACTCAAAAATTAGACTTGATTTTTTTTTCAATAGAAAAATTGCAAACAGCCGACCAGTAGGGGCATATGAGAGGACGATGAAAAACATGTTAAAGAAAATATAAATCTTACCAGCTGTACTTGCAGGTTAACATATCGTGCAACCGATTACATTTTTAATTTTCAATTGTAACAAAAAACAATTGTTTTGTGGAGGTCAAAAAAAAATTAAAAAGCGGCTGGTAAATAAGAATTATCTCGTTAATTCTTTTATTTCTTTTGAACCAAACCTTTGGTGAACTCATTCAAAGTTTCAACCTTTTGCTCAAAATCACCTTTGATTGTCTTACGATATTCGTTCAAATTCTTGACCAGGTCATCTATATTCTCAGGAATGACATCTTCAAAAAATTGACGAAGACGTTTCGCGGTAGTAGGTGATTTTCCATTGGTTGAAATTGCGATTTTAACATTGCCTTTCGTCACTATACCCCCCATGTAAAAATCACATAAGGGCGGGTTGTCGGCCACATTAACCAAAATACTTCTAGTTCTACAATCATTATAAACAAGTTCATTCACCTCTGACCTATCAGTTGTAGCAATTACAATATGCTTTTTATCCAAATAAGAGCTATCATAAGAAGCCCTATGCATTACAATATCATATTCATTCGCTAAAGCAATAGTGTCTTCCCTATACATCGGTGCTACCATATCCACTTTGGCATTAGGGCTCGATTTCAATAAAAAAGTCAACTTCTCTAATGCGACATTGCCGCCCCCGACAATCAATACCTTAAGTTCTGAAACTTTTAAAAAAACGGGGTATAGTTCGTTACGCTCCATAGCATTCTAATTTTTCTAGAATGTAAGTTACGATACATAACTGAAAACCCTTTAAAAATCCTAATAAAGACTTTCTATTGTCTCTATTTGTAACAATAATATTTGCATTTTGAGCTCAATTGCACTTTATTTGATGAAACAACACTACAACTCACTCAACTATTATGAAAAAAATTCAGATCTTTCTGTACCTTCAGCTATTTCTCCTCTCCACGAGCATTAGTGCACAAGAGCTTATTACTGGCAAAAATATCGCCGTGACCAATACTGAATCAGGAAAAGTTAGAGGTTATATTCATGATGGAACATTTATATACAAGGGCATACCCTATGCAAAAGCTAATCGGTTTGAGGCTGCTACCAAACCAGATTCTTGGGAAGGCATTAGAAGTTCGACTACTTACGGCCCTGTTGCGCCTTTGATGTCGCCCACAACCTCAGTAAACGATGAACCCGAGTTTGTCTTCGACCATGATTGGGGCTACCCTAATGAAGATTGCTTACGAATCAACATATGGACACCCCAAATCGACAATAATAAAAAACGCCCCGTTCTGTTTTGGATTCATGGAGGTGGTTTCACTGCTGGATCTAGTCAGGAGCTGCCCTCATACGATGGTGAAAATTTGAGCAAACGAGGTGATGTTGTTGTTGTATCTATTAATCATCGACTGAACGTTCTGGGATTCTTAGACCTTTCCGCCTACGGAGATAAATTTAAACATTCGGCCAATAACAGCATTTTAGATATGGTGGCCGCCTTGAATTGGGTAAAAGAGAATATCGAAAATTTCGGCGGAGACCCCAACAACGTAACTATTTTCGGCCAGTCTGGTGGTGGTGCTAAAGTCAATACTTTAATGGCAATGCCAAAAGCCAAAGGGTTATTTCACAAGGCCGTGAACCAAAGCGGCTCGTTCAGAACCAACATCTTAGATAAGGAAGAAACACAGGCTATCGGGGCAGAAGTTCTATCTATACTAGACCTTAACACTGACCAAGTAGACAGTCTGCAAACCATACCTTTTGAACAACTTAGCAAGGCTGGTACACAAGCCTTAAAAAATGTGGCTGAAAAAATGAAGGCGGAAGGTAAACCTGCTATTGGCTTCGGACTTAATTGGGGGCCGAGTAGAGATGGTATCGACCTGCCCTATTCGCTATTTTCTCCAGAAGCTTTTGAGTTATCGATAGATATTCCTCTTTTATTGGGCACCACTAAGAATGAATTTGCACCATTTGCCAATATGAGGTTTGTTGATGCCTCGGATGAAGAAATTATGGCACACATAAAAAAAGAATGGAAAGATAAATCGGATGATTATATCAAAGCTGTAAAAAAGGCATATCCTGATGATACAGAAGCAAAAGATTTATTGGATGTAGATACCATGTTTAGACCTGGGGCCGTAGTTCAGGCCAATGGAAAATCAGCATTGAAAAATGGTGCCCCCGTTTATATGTATTTGTTTACTTGGCAATCGCCTGTATTTAACGGCAAATACAAATCACTTCATTGCATGGAACTACCTTTCGTATTCGATAATATTGAAAGGGCCAAGAATATGACCGGTGGAGGAGATGCCGCTCATCGACTTGCTGAAAAAATGAGCCTAGCGTGGATCAACTTTGCAAAAACTGGTGACCCTAACCACTCAGGCCTACCAAAATGGCCTAGATATAACAGCCAAAACACGGCAACTATGCACTTTGATACAATCTCTGAGGTCAAACCTCAATTAGATAAGGAATTGTTCAAATTATTTGAGCAAAAGTGATGATCTATGACCAAGTTCAGGATAAAAGGTTCTGAAAATTATTTAATAAGTACGATTTGAACTTCTCAAAAGAACTACTACATAAAATGTACGGGAGAAGAAAGCATTAAAAAATATAACATATCGGGCTTAGCTTCAGACCTTAGAAACCTATAAGCTCTCTTCATTTGCGTTTTAACGGTATTCACTGAAATACCATTGTTTTCTGCTATTTCGGCATAACTCTGCCCGTAAATCACGTATGAAATAAATATATTTCTGCGATTTTCAGGCAGTTTTGTCAATAACTCTTGTAACTTCTTTCTATTTCCGGTCTTTTCGAAAGGCTTCAACTCATAAGAATCTTTATAGCCTAATTCTTTTATAAGAGACTCTTCCTTTTTGTTTTCTCTCAAATATTGAATACTTAAATTCTTTATGGCCTTTACGGCGTAAGCCTTAAACGATGTAGAAATTCTAATAGAGTTCCGTCTTTCCCAAAATGAAATAAAAAAGTCTTGAACCACATCTTTGGCTACTTCGTGGTCTTTAACAATAGTCAAAGACACTAAGCACAAATAAGTGTGATTGTCTTTAAAAAATAACTCTAATTCGTCTACATCTAAGGGTCGTGACTGCATTTTCTCTGGAACTTGAAGTACTCGAACTTAATAAAAAATTCAAGGATATTCGTCTTTCTTTATTCAATAGTATTCATTTTCGCGCATCTAGAGAAGGTTTAAAAAGTTTTTTGTTAAAAAGATAAATATCTGTCACCCTAATTTAGAATTTCAACAACATTATAAAAACAAACCATAGCAAATGGCAAACAGCGAAAAATTTAAGCTGGCTTTAAAGCACATCAAGAAAACAGGTAAACTCGATACTCAAAACTTGAAAAACCTGTCTAATGATGAGAAACAGATAATATACACGCTATACAACAAAGGTTTGTTGGACGAGTCATCAAGATTGATCGAGAGTCTAGATTCTGATAAGGATTGGAATGCTATAAAAAAAGAATTGCCGGCTAGTGAAAAGCAGGTTATGCCTATTTGGAAATCTGTTTTAAAGTATGCAGCAATTTTTGTCGGATTAGCGACTACTTTCTTTTTGATTCAACAGGAAGAGAATCTAGCTGAACCTGCCCCTCTATTTGAAAAAGCTATTACCCTTAAAATAGGTGAGAAGAGTTTAAAGGTCATAAATGAAAACGATAGCCAAAATATCATTTCTTCTAATGGTGAAGTTATCGGAACACAAAAGGGCAACACATTAAGTTATAATACCAACTCTAAAATAGATGAGTTAACCTATAATGAACTTGAAGTGCCTCTCGGTAAAATTTTTAATGTTGAACTATCAGATGGTACATTGGTTCATTTAAATTCAGGAACTAAAATTAAATACCCCATTAAGTTTCTTCAAGGTGACAATAGAGAAGTGTTCATTCAGGGCGAAGCATATTTCAAGGTAGCAAAAGACACCCGCCACCCCTTTATCGTCAATGCAGATGCAGTTGCAGTCGAAGTTTTGGGAACGGAATTCAATATAACTTCCTATCCTGAAGATCATGTAATCAAAACTGTTTTAGTCGAAGGTTCTGTAGATATGACAAACAGCTATGCACCGAACGAAAACACTATTCTCAAACCTGGCAACAAAGGCAGTTGGCACAAAGTAAACCGCAAAACCAAAATTGAAGAAGTTGATGTTGAAATGTACACAGGCTGGATTACCGGAGAGTTAATATTCAGAAATTTATCCTTCGAAGAAATATCGACAAAGCTAGAGCGTAGATACAATATTATTATAGAGAACAACAATGCTCAACTCGCCTCTAAAATCTTGACCGCTAGGTTTAATGTCAATGTGGAAAACATTGAAGATATTTTAAAATCTCTAAAACAAATTACACCCTTTAATTATCAAATTATTGATAGAAAAATTTTAATCGATTAATAACCTCTAAAAATCTGTTGCCTATGAGATAAAGCATTCACTAGGTCGTCTTACACACTAACCGGCCAATATTTATGAGAAAACTAAATAACCTAAACAAACTAACAATGAGAAAAAACCTTCTGAACCAATCGCTAACTCGGTTCTCCTTCAAATTCTCAGTAAAATTGATACTTTCAATTCTATTGACCCTAACCCCATTATATGAGGCAAGTGCAAACTCTTACAGTCAAAATACCGATTTAAGTCTCGATTTTGATGATGTAACCATACGAGAAGTCTTTAATGAAATAGAAGCTACCACAGAATTTAGGTTCATGTACGAAAGTGGTCAAATCGACCTTCAAAGAAAAATTACTATTCATGTTGAGAAAATAAAAATTGACCAGGTGCTAAACCATTTATTCGGTGGCACCAACATCAAATATCGTACGGTCAATCGGCAGGTTATCTTGACAAAAAACAAAGAGGTACCTGAACCAAGCGAATCAGGTGCAATTATTAATAAGACACCTATCAAAAACAAAGTACAGCAAGAAGTCACGGGTATAGTTCTAGATATGGATGGCCAACCCCTACCTGGAGCCAATATTCTTGAGAAAGGAACTACGAATGGTACACAGACCGACTTTGATGGAAACTTTACGATTTCTGTGGGCGATGATGCCATATTAGTGTTTTCATACATTGGTTTTTCAACCAAAGAAGTACCGGTCGATGGGCAAACCAATCTTTCCGTTAGTATGTCGGAGAATGCTGCCAGTCTCGAAGAAGTAGTATTGGTCGGTTATGGAACTCAAAGCAGGGCCAAAGTTACAGGAGCGATCAGTTCCGTTGACGGAGAAGGACTGACACAGCGACCTGTTACCAGTGCCGCCACAGCATTACAAGGTCAGTCGCCAGGTCTTACCATTCAAAACAATGGTGGTGCTCCAGGTGTCGAAGATGTAGGCATCAGAATAAGGGGTATCGGAACTCTGAACAATTCAAATCCATTGGTATTGATAGATGGTATCGAACAATCGCTTAGTTCGGTAGAACCCCAAAACATCGAATCCATATCTATTTTAAAAGATGCGGCCTCGGCTGCAATTTATGGGTCTAGGGCCGCAAATGGTGTAATTCTAGTAACTACAAAAAGAGGAGCTTCTAAGGGTACTACCTTAACCTACGATGCCTTTGTAGGTGTTCAAAACCCAAGTTTTTTTCCTGAGAAAGCCGACACCGAGTCGTGGTTAAGGCTAGAGAATGAAGCCCAAGTAAATGCAGGTGGTACGCCTACATATTCTGAAGAGTATATTCAAAATGCAGTTGCGGGTACGAACCCGTACGAATTTCCATGGGCCAATTGGGAAGATGGCATATTCAACGAAAGTGCCCTAATGCAACAGCATGCCTTTTCAATTTCAAGTGGTGGCGAGAGAGGTAAAATATTCGCCTCGTTGAATTATAATGATTCCGATGGTATTCTTCAAAATTTCAATAACAAAAGAACCACCATGCTCATCAACGCTGATATGTATGCCAGCGATAAATTAACTTTTAAAATGGGCCTTATGTACAGAAATGGTAATTTCTCTGGCCCGGGCCATGCTATAAATTCATCAGGTGTTGCAGGTCAACAAATAGTACAAGGTCTTCTTCATATCAATCGTAACGTCGTAATGGCGTACCCAGATGGCACTTATGATTTGGTATCAGGGTATTGGAACCCACATGCGATGGCCAATGAAGGAGAAACAAGCATGATTTCCGATGATGTTGTTGCCCAAGGCGGTTTCGAGTATCAGGTGACCGAAGATCTCTCATTACAAGGTAATGTCACCTATAAATTAGATAACGAATCGACCTCTCGGTTTATGAACAGTTTAGCTGGTATGACCAATTATGTAACTGGCGACCCGGTTGCGGTATCGGGTTGGTTTGCCACAAACGAACTAACAGAAACCAAAAATACTACTAGAGAACTTAGTCAAAGGTTATACCTTAACTACTCCAAAAGATTTGATGTTCACGACGTCGAAGCATTGGTGGGTTACGAAGAAATTCATAACAAGTTCAAGAATGTTAGTGCAAGCCGACAAAACTTTTTCAATAATGACTTAAGAGACTTGAATGCAGGTGCCGTAGACAATCAAAATATCAGCGGCTACAATCAAGAGTGGAGGTTACGCTCATTTTTTGGCCGATTAAATTATTCTTTTGATGATAAATATTTGATTCAGGGCAACCTTAGGTATGATGGATCTTCAAGATTTGGCGATGGCAACAGATGGGGGCTCTTCCCGTCGATTTCCGCTGGATGGAATTTAACCAATGAAGAATTTATGCAAAATCTGGTAGAAGATTCTTTTGTGAGCGGCATTAAACTGAGAGCCTCTTGGGGTCAACTCGGTAACCAAAATATCGGTCTAAACCGATTCAGTAGCACCTACAACTTAGATCAAGGTTATCAATTTGGTGGTAACGTGGTTTCTGGTTCGGCCATTCGAAATGCGGGAAATCCGAATATTACCTGGGAAACCTCCACCATGACCAACCTAGGTCTTGATGCAACATTTTTGAATAATAGACTCTCATTGGTAGCCGAATACTTCTGGAAGTATACCGATGATATTCTACTTGATCTACCTATATCATCTACGATCGGTGTTAACCCTCCGGTACAAAATGCCGCCGCCGTTTCGAACAACGGCTATGAAATAGGAATTAACTACCAAGGAGCTTATAAACCAGAAGATGGGTTCAACTATTCGATAGGTCTGAATTTTACAGATGTAATCAATAAAATTGAAGACTTGAATGGTGCCGGTCCGTTTTTTCCTGACAATTTTTCAATCTGGACAGAGGGTCATTCTATCAACACTTTACGAGGTCTTACCTCTCCCGGCCTATATAGAAGCAATGAAGATTTGGCCGAATACCCAGCTACCATACACCCAAGTGTAGGTATCGGAGACATTATTTATGAGGATGTAAACGGCGACGGTCAAATCACACAATCTATCGCCCCTGGTGGAGATCAAGTTATAATTGGCAACGAAGATCCGCGTTACGAATTTGGGTTCAGATTTGATGCTTCCTATAAAGGTTTCGATTTCTCCATGTTCTGGCAAGGTGTCTTGCAGAAGCAGCATTTACTTGATGGTGCCATACCGGAAGGGCCTGCTTTTCAGAATTTCATTCACAAAGAAATGGCTGAACGCTCTTACCACCCTGAAAGAAACCCTAATGGTGATTGGCCATTGGTCACTTCAGGCAACTCATGGAACATCGTAAAATCAGATTTTTGGCTAATTGACAGCAAATATGCCCGACTCAAGAACTTTCAATTGGGCTATACTTTTAAACAGGATATTTTCTCAAAACTCAGACTCTATGTTTCAGGAGAAAACATGCTTACGATCACTTCCCAAAAATTGTTCGATCCTGAAACTCCTAGAGGAAGAAGTCAATTCTTTCCTCATACGAAAACAATGAGTGTTGGTCTAAACGTGGTGTTTTAAGAAATAAAAAAGCTATTATGAAAAACTTAGATATAATTAAAGGATTAGTATTAATGGCCTCAGCACTATTCTTTGGCTGTGCTGACGGCCTAGACGAAGGGCTTGATATAGAACCTACGGGTGCTGTTTCAGAAACTGTTTATTGGAGTTCTGAAAGAGATGCTGTTTTGGCGGTCAATGCAATTTACAATGAACTGGATAATACCCAATCGGTAATAGAATTTGACGGTATAACCGATATAGGCTTTCGTTCGGCATCGAACGTGCCAACGTTTAATGATGTTCGACTGGGTGAAATAGACCCTTCAAATGCAACGATAACTGGAATTTGGGAAAGGTACTATCGAGGTATTCGCAAATCAAACGATGTGCTTGCAAATATTGACCGTGTAGAAGATGGCGACCCAAGCACTATGGCTCGATTAACGGCCGAAGCTAGGTTTTTAAGAGCCTATTACTATATGCAACTTTCAAGTCTGTGGTGTAATGCGCCACTCATTTTAGAACCTTTAGATGTGAACGATCAACGCCCGACCAATTCTAAAGAAGAATTAGTGAATTTTGTTATAGATGAATTAGAGGCTATCATAAATAGTGAAGCTTTGCCCTTAAGCTACAATAATGATAACTTGGGTAGGGTTACGCAAGGGGCTGCACTCGCAACCAAAGCTAGAATAGCTATTCGCAATAATAGATTTGAAGAAGCAAGGGATGCCTCGTTGGCGGTTATGGACCTAGGCATCTATAGTTTGTACCCTGACTATGAAGAACTTTTTCAATCGGCCGGGCAAAACTCTTCAGAAATAATTTTTGATAGACAATATGCAGTTGGGGGAAGCACCTATAACAACTTTGGGTATTCTGCAGCTTCGATCGGAGGTAACTCTACGGTTGAACCGATGATGGGTCTTTTTGAGAAGTATGAATATATCGGACCTGAAAATCCTGATGACCCTTATGAGAATAAAGATCCCCGCTGGGCATACAATGTGTACTATACCGGTCAACCTATAGGTGCCAACATCTATAACTCATGGCCAACAAGTGCTACTCCAGATCGGGTAAGCGGCAGTGAATGGGCTACTTTATACGGCTACAACCTTAAGAAGTGGGTTGACTACGAAACCTTTGTAGAAAACCCGAGTTTGGGAGACGTAAACATGATTTTAATTAGATATGCCGATGTTCTCTTAATGTATGCCGAATCTAAAATAGAGCTCAATGAAATAGATGCATCGGTATACGATGCCATCAACCAAATAAGACAGCGACCTACCGTAGAAATGCCGGCGATTACCGAAGGCAAATCACAAGCTGAACTTAGAGAAATAGTTCGTGATGAACGTGTTAAAGAACTTGCTTTTGAAGGGCTCCGCTTGTTCGACCTCAATAGATGGCAACTTGGTGAAGAAAAAGTCGGTCTTCTTCAAGGAATGTTCTACATTAATGAAAGTTCTGGAGAATGGGAAATCCTCGACTATGGTCAAGTGGCAAAATTTAATCCAGATCGTGATTATTGCTGGCCCGTTCCTCAAAAAGAAATGGATATAAACGACGTAATCACACAAAACCCTGGTTACACAAACTAAACAAGCCATGAAAGACGACAAAACCCTTTCTAAAGAAACCCGAAGAAGATTTCTTAAAAAAGCAGGCGCAGCCGCTGTTTTCAGCGCGGGTTCGTTTCAAATGCCCCTCGGCCTAGCAAACAGCTTTGACCTCAGCAAAAAAGATCAGCTCAAAGTTGGGCTGGTCGGTTGCGGTGGTCGAGGTACAGGTGCTGCGGTACAAGCATTAAATGCTGACCCAGATGTTGTATTGCATGCAATGGCAGATGCTTTTGAAGATAGATTGACGAGTTCTTTGGCTTTATTAAAAAAAGCACATGGCCAACGTGTAAAGGTTGATAAAGCAAGGCAATTTGTGGGTTTCGATGCATGTCAAAAACTTATAGATTCGGGTGTTGACGTGGTGCTTCTTGCGAGCCCTCCTGGCTTTCGACCTGACCATTTAACTGCAGCCATAGATGCGGGCAAACATGTATTTTATGAAAAACCTGTGGCAGTAGATGCTCCTGGCGTTCGAAAAGTGCTAGAAGCCGCAAAAAAGGCTAAGACCAAAAATCTCTCAATGGTCTCAGGTTTCTGCTTTAGGTACGACCTACAAAAACAGGCCCTCTATAGTAAAGTATTAGGTGGCGCTATTGGAGATATCAGAACAATATCATCTACCAGAAATGGTGGAGAATTGTGGTTCAAAGACAGAAAACCCGAGTGGACCGATATGGAGTACCAACTTCGAAATTGGTATTATCAGAATTGGCTATCGGGAGACTTCCTTGTGGAAATGTTTGTGCATAGTTTAGATATGATTACTTGGGCTCTTGGTGAAAAAATGCCTTTATCTGCGACTGCTACCGGTGGTAGGCAATGGCGTACCGATGAAAAATATGGCAACATATATGATCATTTTGCTCTCGAATACGATTATGCCGACGATATCAAGGGGTATTGCTTTACCAGACAACAACGAGGGGGTTCTACTAAAAATGCGGTTGAAATCAATGGTACTCTTGGTAATGCGTATTATGAAGGAAATCGCCACGAAATCACTGGCAAAAATGCATGGAAGTATGATGGAGAGGTTAATGACATGTATCAATCGGAGCATGACGCCCTATTCAAATCTATTCGTGAAGGCTCAGGAATAAATGATGGTGAGTTAAGTGCGAATAGCACACTCATGGGCATAATGGGTAGAATGGCCGCCTATACCGGGCAAACCATAAGTTGGGACGATGCCATGAACTCTACTGAAACCCTAGGTCCCAAAGCTTATGACTGGGATCTGAAGTTTAATGGACCCGAAATAGCCGTACCCGGAAAAACCAAATTTATCTAACCTCATAAAAATTTACAGTGATGTAGTTAGTTCATTTAGGGGAGTGCTCAATGATGTGGTTAATCTTTGAGATCCTATACCAAACCATAGGTTGGCTTACCACCCTCTCTCCTAAATGTTTTACCATTGTAATAATCTTAAGCCAAATGAAAATGAAATATAGAATCAATTTTACCATCGCTATCGTTCTGACCTTTATAAGCGCGACTAAAATTACAGCGCAAACTGAGGATTTTGGTTTTGAATTCGGCACCGTTACAGAAATGGAAAATCTGTATGCTTCCAATTCTGATAAGCTCGAAACCATAAAATGGCATAACGTCAATACTGAAGAGAACACGTGGTCTGTACAAGACGATGGCATCTTGGTATGCAAAGGCTTACCCATAGGTGTGGTACGTTCTGAAAAGCAATATGAAAATTTTATCCTACATGTGGAATGGCGGCATATGGAAGCCGGAGGAAATTCGGGCATATTCGCATGGAGCAATGCCAACCCTGAAGATGGAAAAAACCTTCCGGACGGTCTTGAAATTCAAATGCTCGAATTAGACTGGGTCAATTTAAATGTTAGAGATGGCAAAAAACCTCCTATTGCCTATGTACATGGAGAACTTTTCGGAGTCGGCGGGGTAACGACCGTACCTGACAACCCTAGAGGTGAAAGAAGTAAATCTATCGAGAATCGTGCAAAAGGAAA
This window harbors:
- a CDS encoding precorrin-2 dehydrogenase/sirohydrochlorin ferrochelatase — protein: MERNELYPVFLKVSELKVLIVGGGNVALEKLTFLLKSSPNAKVDMVAPMYREDTIALANEYDIVMHRASYDSSYLDKKHIVIATTDRSEVNELVYNDCRTRSILVNVADNPPLCDFYMGGIVTKGNVKIAISTNGKSPTTAKRLRQFFEDVIPENIDDLVKNLNEYRKTIKGDFEQKVETLNEFTKGLVQKK
- a CDS encoding para-nitrobenzyl esterase; this translates as MKKIQIFLYLQLFLLSTSISAQELITGKNIAVTNTESGKVRGYIHDGTFIYKGIPYAKANRFEAATKPDSWEGIRSSTTYGPVAPLMSPTTSVNDEPEFVFDHDWGYPNEDCLRINIWTPQIDNNKKRPVLFWIHGGGFTAGSSQELPSYDGENLSKRGDVVVVSINHRLNVLGFLDLSAYGDKFKHSANNSILDMVAALNWVKENIENFGGDPNNVTIFGQSGGGAKVNTLMAMPKAKGLFHKAVNQSGSFRTNILDKEETQAIGAEVLSILDLNTDQVDSLQTIPFEQLSKAGTQALKNVAEKMKAEGKPAIGFGLNWGPSRDGIDLPYSLFSPEAFELSIDIPLLLGTTKNEFAPFANMRFVDASDEEIMAHIKKEWKDKSDDYIKAVKKAYPDDTEAKDLLDVDTMFRPGAVVQANGKSALKNGAPVYMYLFTWQSPVFNGKYKSLHCMELPFVFDNIERAKNMTGGGDAAHRLAEKMSLAWINFAKTGDPNHSGLPKWPRYNSQNTATMHFDTISEVKPQLDKELFKLFEQK
- a CDS encoding RNA polymerase sigma-70 factor (ECF subfamily), translating into MQSRPLDVDELELFFKDNHTYLCLVSLTIVKDHEVAKDVVQDFFISFWERRNSIRISTSFKAYAVKAIKNLSIQYLRENKKEESLIKELGYKDSYELKPFEKTGNRKKLQELLTKLPENRRNIFISYVIYGQSYAEIAENNGISVNTVKTQMKRAYRFLRSEAKPDMLYFLMLSSPVHFM
- a CDS encoding FecR family protein translates to MANSEKFKLALKHIKKTGKLDTQNLKNLSNDEKQIIYTLYNKGLLDESSRLIESLDSDKDWNAIKKELPASEKQVMPIWKSVLKYAAIFVGLATTFFLIQQEENLAEPAPLFEKAITLKIGEKSLKVINENDSQNIISSNGEVIGTQKGNTLSYNTNSKIDELTYNELEVPLGKIFNVELSDGTLVHLNSGTKIKYPIKFLQGDNREVFIQGEAYFKVAKDTRHPFIVNADAVAVEVLGTEFNITSYPEDHVIKTVLVEGSVDMTNSYAPNENTILKPGNKGSWHKVNRKTKIEEVDVEMYTGWITGELIFRNLSFEEISTKLERRYNIIIENNNAQLASKILTARFNVNVENIEDILKSLKQITPFNYQIIDRKILID
- a CDS encoding TonB-linked SusC/RagA family outer membrane protein encodes the protein MRKNLLNQSLTRFSFKFSVKLILSILLTLTPLYEASANSYSQNTDLSLDFDDVTIREVFNEIEATTEFRFMYESGQIDLQRKITIHVEKIKIDQVLNHLFGGTNIKYRTVNRQVILTKNKEVPEPSESGAIINKTPIKNKVQQEVTGIVLDMDGQPLPGANILEKGTTNGTQTDFDGNFTISVGDDAILVFSYIGFSTKEVPVDGQTNLSVSMSENAASLEEVVLVGYGTQSRAKVTGAISSVDGEGLTQRPVTSAATALQGQSPGLTIQNNGGAPGVEDVGIRIRGIGTLNNSNPLVLIDGIEQSLSSVEPQNIESISILKDAASAAIYGSRAANGVILVTTKRGASKGTTLTYDAFVGVQNPSFFPEKADTESWLRLENEAQVNAGGTPTYSEEYIQNAVAGTNPYEFPWANWEDGIFNESALMQQHAFSISSGGERGKIFASLNYNDSDGILQNFNNKRTTMLINADMYASDKLTFKMGLMYRNGNFSGPGHAINSSGVAGQQIVQGLLHINRNVVMAYPDGTYDLVSGYWNPHAMANEGETSMISDDVVAQGGFEYQVTEDLSLQGNVTYKLDNESTSRFMNSLAGMTNYVTGDPVAVSGWFATNELTETKNTTRELSQRLYLNYSKRFDVHDVEALVGYEEIHNKFKNVSASRQNFFNNDLRDLNAGAVDNQNISGYNQEWRLRSFFGRLNYSFDDKYLIQGNLRYDGSSRFGDGNRWGLFPSISAGWNLTNEEFMQNLVEDSFVSGIKLRASWGQLGNQNIGLNRFSSTYNLDQGYQFGGNVVSGSAIRNAGNPNITWETSTMTNLGLDATFLNNRLSLVAEYFWKYTDDILLDLPISSTIGVNPPVQNAAAVSNNGYEIGINYQGAYKPEDGFNYSIGLNFTDVINKIEDLNGAGPFFPDNFSIWTEGHSINTLRGLTSPGLYRSNEDLAEYPATIHPSVGIGDIIYEDVNGDGQITQSIAPGGDQVIIGNEDPRYEFGFRFDASYKGFDFSMFWQGVLQKQHLLDGAIPEGPAFQNFIHKEMAERSYHPERNPNGDWPLVTSGNSWNIVKSDFWLIDSKYARLKNFQLGYTFKQDIFSKLRLYVSGENMLTITSQKLFDPETPRGRSQFFPHTKTMSVGLNVVF